The DNA segment GGCTCTTACACCAACCTCTATGAAGTGGTATTAGACAACTCTCTTATTGGCAGTGATGCAAGTGTTAAAGGCCTTAGCCGCAGCCTGAACATTGGTGATAATACTGAAATTGACTTTGGTTAAACATTATTGCTGCAGCAGATCCTTATAACTGATCAGCACTATATTTTTCGCTTTTAATGCGGCTATTACTTTTTCACTGGTAAATAAGTCTGTTACGCCCTGCCTGTCAGCAGCTACGTGTTCATAGCCTATGTGATGTATGGCCCTCAACTCTTCGTTGTCTGCCCCCGGGTGTTCTACAAAAAGATAGGTATTGCCCGGTTTCATTTTATCCAGCATTTTTATAAAGCTGTCAATCTTTTCTGCGGCGGTTGTATGTGGTCCGTCAAAGCCGATGTATTCCACGTTATAATCGCCCAGGTTAATATTGATGCTGTATTCTTTTGCAAGCTTTACTGTTAGTTCGCTTACCTCTTTGCTAATATCTGTGCAGCCCATGTGTGCAGATATGTGACTGATACGTGGAATCTTTTTGAGCGCCAGTTCTATCTGCGCACGAAATTCCTTTTCTACATCTGCAATCTTCCAGTTTTGTTCACGTATAGATTGTTGTGGGTAATTCTTGTTTGGGAAAACCATAGGGTAGAAGTACCCGTCTTTGTCTTTCAGGCTGGCACAATCTGTAAGTGGCCGCCATTTTACATTGTCCCACTCGCTGGTAAGCGCAAGGTGAATACCTACATCAACCGCAGGATTATCTGCCAGCATTTTAACAGCCTCGGGGAACCACGGGGAAGGCACAATTACTTCGATAGATTTTTCGATGCCCTGTGTATAGCATTTGATCAGCGCTTCATTGCCACTGTGAGCGTAACCCATATCGTCTCCGCGTACAATAAGTCTGGCCGGCTGTTGCTGGGCATGTGCATACACCAGTAACAAAATGGTAATAAGGCTGGTTGTGATTTTTTTCATAAGCGATAATTATTGTTGTGCTGCGTGTATGTTGGCCAACAATCCATCAACCGGTTTGTCAGCGTAAATGATGGCTTCATACACGCGGAAATTATATTGTGCAGATGGGTTCTTGATTTTCATCTCCACATGGTGCCTGCCTTTTGGCAGATCGTATTTCCAGCATAACTCGTAGCGGCGGGTAGTATAGCTCGCAGGCAGTTGGGGAGATTCGCTGAGCTTGCCATCTATGTACAACTCAGTGTCAAAAACGTACGCCGTGTTACTTGCCCATTCAGCAGTTTCACCTCTTAATACAAAGCCGGTTCCTTCGAAGTCGAAGCTGACAGATTTTTTATCACCGCTTAGTTTTACTGCAAATTTTTCTGCAGGATAAATACCGTCGAAGCTTTTTTCAAACTGCACTGCTTTAGGCTGTTGCAGCAGTATGGTAATGTTGTCGCTGTTTATACTTCCGCCATTGCGTTGAATGTTTTCCAACGCATGCTTAAAACCTATCTCATACACATCATTAAGGCTGATGGTAGTGTATTTAAAATCTATTGATTCTGCTTCTTTCAAACCCTGTTTCCAATAAGCGGGAATTTTATTGTAGCCGATGACCGTTCCCAATATACCGCCTGCTGAAGATGGGTTGCAGTCTGCATCCTGGCCGCAGCGCGTGGTTATTTCCAGCGTTTTCGTATAATCTCCTTTGCCATACAAAAGCCCCATCACCACATAAGCCGCATTTACTTTTGCATCAATGTTAAACGGTACAAAAACGCCTTCCGGGCAGCCAATATCATCTGCATATTTTTTTTGTACTTCCAGCCATGTTTGTTTCCAGTCGCCGGGGTATTTGGCATGCCAGGTTATTACATCGCTGATGCATTTATAAAACTGGCTTTCTGCAGGAATTGCTTTCAAGCCTTCTTTCACGATGTACGGAATATCACCAGAAGTAAACGCCAGTGCATACATGGCACCTATGTAAACACCACCATACCAACCATCTCCGTAGTTCATAATGTGACCTATCTTATCGCTGATTTCAGATGCGGTATTCGGCATGCCGGGGCTCATCAGGCCGGCAAAGTCAGCTTCAATCTGGTAGTCTATACAATCTGCATGCGGGTTATTTTGCCATGCGCCACTTTGCGGGGCCTTTATGCCATGCAGAATGTTGTAACGCCCGGCCTGGTTGGCATGCCACAATGTATAGCCGGCATGCGCAAATGCATTGGCAAAAGAATCAACGGGTGCATCAAGGCCGTACTTTTCAAACACATCCACAAATGTAAGATCCATATACAGGTCGTCATACAGGCCTGCATTATTCAGCATATTGTCTTTCAGTAAACCATCTTTCCACATCAACCGCTGGTAATCGCCTATAAATGTACCATTGTATCGGAATTCATATGGCCCGCCGAATGTAACGCCTATGGTTTGACCGGCCCATCCACCTTTTATTTTATCATGCAATACATCTTTCGATAACGTAACGCTTTTGGATTGACCGTACGAAGTAAATATGGCAAACAGGCTTATACAGGCAAAAGTTATTTTTTTCATATCAGTTATATTTTTGGAAGCCGGCACTATTACTACTATCGGCTTTTGTTGTGTCACTCACTTGTACGTTCTGCACGTTATTCAGCAGGATTTGCTACCTCGTTCCGGTAAGGTGCAGAAGCCTGTGCACCCAAACGTGTAACAGATATGGCAGCCGCACTACATGCATACGCCACGGCATGTTGCACACTTTTACCTTCTGCAAGCGCTACTGCCAGCGCACCGTTGAAAACGTCACCGGCGGCAGTGGTATCAGCGGCTTTTACAACAGGTGAGGCAACCCCGGTAAAAAAATCGTTGTGATACAGTAATGCGCCATCTGCACCCAATGTAATGATTACAGTTTTAACCCCCTTGCCATGCAGGATCTTCGCCGCATGTTTTGCAGATGCAGTGTCATTTACTTCAATACCTGTAAGCATGGCGGCCTCGTGCTGGTTAGGTGTTATTACAGCAATATGTGCCAGTAATGCATCATCCAGCTTTGTGGCAGGCGCAGGGTTAAGTATGATGGTTACCCCGTAATCATTTGCCAGGGCGGCGACATGAGCCACTGTAGTTAGCGGCGTTTCCAACTGTACCAGTACAATTGATGCATTGATGATTTTATCTCTTGCATTATCGATATCTGTTGTTGAAAGTGCGGCATTTGCGCCTGATGCAACCACTATGCAATTTTCACCGTTATCATCTACATTGATCAATGCAACACCGGAAGGCTGTGTTGCATCTGTAAAAACATAAGCTGTATCTATGCCTTCTTTTTGAAAACCTGTCACAGCTTCTTTCCCAAAAACATCATTACCTACTTTGGCTATAAAGGAAACATTACCGCCCAGTCTTGCCGCTGCCACAGCCTGGTTGGCGCCTTTGCCGCCTGCATTCATGAAGAATGTACCGCCAAGGATTGTTTCACCCGGCTTTGGCAGGTAAGGCGATTTGATCACCATATCTGTATTGGAACTGCCAACTACTACTATAGAAGGTTTTTGCATAACAAGCTGCTTGGGAATACTGTTATCAACCAGTGTTTGTATTGTTTGAATGTAGAGAAAATTAAGCAGAAATTATTGGTGGTTACTGATGACTGCAAAATAATAGTTGTGTAAAGCAAAAGCACTTTAATCTTCGCGTTTGCTCCATAATGCTTCACCAGTACAAGTGTGCGACGCAACAGGCGATGCCACCCGTACCGGTGCCTGGCTCATTATTTTCATTTCGTTATAATAACGGGGGGGAAGATTAATTTACCTCCAGTTCATCTTTTGACGGCAATGGCGGAAAGGCATTGTGTGGTTCTGCCTGGTACCAGAAAACGGTGGAAGCAATATCATCTTTCAGTGGCAGGTAACGACCTCCCTCTCTCCAGCCG comes from the Panacibacter microcysteis genome and includes:
- a CDS encoding polysaccharide deacetylase family protein, which codes for MKKITTSLITILLLVYAHAQQQPARLIVRGDDMGYAHSGNEALIKCYTQGIEKSIEVIVPSPWFPEAVKMLADNPAVDVGIHLALTSEWDNVKWRPLTDCASLKDKDGYFYPMVFPNKNYPQQSIREQNWKIADVEKEFRAQIELALKKIPRISHISAHMGCTDISKEVSELTVKLAKEYSININLGDYNVEYIGFDGPHTTAAEKIDSFIKMLDKMKPGNTYLFVEHPGADNEELRAIHHIGYEHVAADRQGVTDLFTSEKVIAALKAKNIVLISYKDLLQQ
- a CDS encoding ADP-ribosylglycohydrolase family protein, with protein sequence MKKITFACISLFAIFTSYGQSKSVTLSKDVLHDKIKGGWAGQTIGVTFGGPYEFRYNGTFIGDYQRLMWKDGLLKDNMLNNAGLYDDLYMDLTFVDVFEKYGLDAPVDSFANAFAHAGYTLWHANQAGRYNILHGIKAPQSGAWQNNPHADCIDYQIEADFAGLMSPGMPNTASEISDKIGHIMNYGDGWYGGVYIGAMYALAFTSGDIPYIVKEGLKAIPAESQFYKCISDVITWHAKYPGDWKQTWLEVQKKYADDIGCPEGVFVPFNIDAKVNAAYVVMGLLYGKGDYTKTLEITTRCGQDADCNPSSAGGILGTVIGYNKIPAYWKQGLKEAESIDFKYTTISLNDVYEIGFKHALENIQRNGGSINSDNITILLQQPKAVQFEKSFDGIYPAEKFAVKLSGDKKSVSFDFEGTGFVLRGETAEWASNTAYVFDTELYIDGKLSESPQLPASYTTRRYELCWKYDLPKGRHHVEMKIKNPSAQYNFRVYEAIIYADKPVDGLLANIHAAQQ
- the rbsK gene encoding ribokinase, with translation MQKPSIVVVGSSNTDMVIKSPYLPKPGETILGGTFFMNAGGKGANQAVAAARLGGNVSFIAKVGNDVFGKEAVTGFQKEGIDTAYVFTDATQPSGVALINVDDNGENCIVVASGANAALSTTDIDNARDKIINASIVLVQLETPLTTVAHVAALANDYGVTIILNPAPATKLDDALLAHIAVITPNQHEAAMLTGIEVNDTASAKHAAKILHGKGVKTVIITLGADGALLYHNDFFTGVASPVVKAADTTAAGDVFNGALAVALAEGKSVQHAVAYACSAAAISVTRLGAQASAPYRNEVANPAE
- a CDS encoding DUF2961 domain-containing protein gives rise to the protein GDGHYQVAQRFGLYRWHITDPIRFDKDLKVTIQALGWREGGRYLPLKDDIASTVFWYQAEPHNAFPPLPSKDELEVN